In Lineus longissimus chromosome 9, tnLinLong1.2, whole genome shotgun sequence, one genomic interval encodes:
- the LOC135493976 gene encoding uncharacterized protein LOC135493976: protein MEREKHPGLYVTTCNEYRDVDYKAAALKSIGKEIAGSVPTVETKMKSLRTMLARAVKCPPSGSSRKKLPKKQEWVKENLQFLLPYMNIGKTSTNLKAQANTPNDFEEGLERKEDSNDDSDGDMVEEDKVVEGREKLPDDPEVPPMTSEGPSTKRRSSSPAERSTTADKAKNGRTTKTLRKGKMNQFEEEELSLLKKLTNPCETPAKLNQDMDEMDSFCRHLSFRLKRLDRRGQMMAVHKIENVVFDIEYSGLCAGIVLIIPLHKAVGCFHHPPTFLLPDSIP, encoded by the exons ATGGAGAGGGAGAAGCATCCAGGGTTGTATGTGACAACTTGTAATGAATACAGGGATGTTGACTACAAGGCTGCCGCTCTTAAGAGCATCGGCAAGGAAATCGCTGGCAGCG TGCCCACAGTAGAAACCAAAATGAAATCTTTACGCACGATGCTCGCTCGAGCTGTAAAGTGCCCTCCATCCGGAAGCTCCCGGAAGAAGCTGCCGAAGAAACAAGAATGGGTGAAAGAAAACCTACAGTTTTTGTTGCCCTATATGAACATAGGCAAAACGTCAACGAATCTCAAG gcaCAAGCAAACACCCCTAATGATTTTGAAGAAGGATTGGAAAGAAAAGAAGATTCAAACGATGATTCAGATGGTGATATGGTTGAAGAGGACAAGGTTGTGGAAGGCCGTGAAAAGTTGCCGGATGACCCAGAGGTCCCTCCTATGACATCGGAAGGTCCGTCGACCAAACGCCGCAGCTCTTCTCCTGCCGAACGGTCCACCACAGCCGACAAAGCTAAGAACGGGAGGACTACCAAGACACTGAGGAAGGGCAAAATGAACCAGTTTGAAGAAGAAGAGTTGAGCCTGCTGAAAAAACTTACAAACCCTTGTGAGACACCTGCAAAACTTAATCAGGACATGGACGAAATGGACTCTTTCTGTCGCCATCTCTCCTTCAGACTCAAAAGGCTGGATAGGCGTGGTCAGATGATGGCAGTACACAAAATCGAAAATGTCGTGTTTGACATCGAGTATAGTGGTTTGTGTGCAGGCATTGTTTTGATCATCCCACTCCACAAAGCAGTGGGATGCTTCCACCATCCGCCTACTTTCCTGCTGCCAGATTCGATACCCTAA
- the LOC135494019 gene encoding uncharacterized protein LOC135494019, with translation MFQCISRITGNAGYVISSEFGRVLQLRDRTGCATAPATSPVFDRKRFTIVVYAKITKGSITDDWVYLFSLRSKNRDIQVLVNKQSRQMEFIYGDRNVDVFHHPTADIFKENGWQIFAAAYDFNQNKATLFVNGLGVTVSPYGRQSFFDPRVKEMFFGSYETRLLIFTGPIANVAVYSHLMTGEELVKGLSNQIRALLTKPINLHRTSKSTVIMGTRYTTLSTRSSLECATFLQAARLECATFLQAARCRNTGAICTDFIFNTFTGVCELNKDSLEKDQNVTLVREDHIDRFIFFMKINHSKFKT, from the exons ATGTTCCAATGCATTTCCAGAATAACTGGTAACGCCGGTTACGTCATATCGTCAGAATTTGGCCGCGTTCTTCAGCTTCGCGATCGCACAGGTTGTGCCACGGCGCCGGCCACCAGTCCAGTGTTTGACCGAAAACGTTTCACCATCGTAGTCTACGCCAAAATTACCAAAGGCAGCATCACCGACGACTGGGTATATTTATTCTCTCTTCGCTCAAAAAACAGGGATATTCAAGTTCTCGTCAATAAGCAGTCAAGGCAAATGGAATTCATTTACGGTGATCGGAACGTCGATGTTTTTCATCACCCAACCGCAGACATCTTCAAGGAAAATGGATGGCAAATCTTTGCGGCTGCTTATGACTTTAATCAGAATAAAGCAACTTTGTTTGTAAATGGTCTAGGGGTGACGGTGTCGCCCTATGGTAGACAGTCGTTTTTTGACCCAAGGGTTAAGGAGATGTTTTTTGGAAGTTATGAGACACGGTTATTGATTTTTACTGGACCAATCGCGAATGTGGCCGTATATTCTCATCTCATGACGGGAGAGGAGTTGGTGAAGGGTCTCTCTAATCAAATACGCGCAT TACTAACGAAACCCATAAACCTCCACCGAACGTCCAAATCAACAGTTATCATGGGCACGAGGTACACCACATTATCTACACGCTCGAGTTTAGAGTGCGCCACCTTTTTACAAGCAGCGAGATTAGAGTGCGCCACCTTTCTGCAAGCAGCGAGATGCCGAAATACTGGTGCAATATGTACggattttattttcaatacCTTTACTGGTGTTTGTGAACTGAATAAAGACTCTTTAGAGAAAGATCAAAATGTGACTTTGGTAAGAGAGGATCATATTGAtcgtttcattttcttcatgaaGATTAatcattcgaaattcaaaacttaa
- the LOC135493941 gene encoding uncharacterized protein LOC135493941, translating to MAEQRLLCHSDELDIDMDPPPATPLGSQGQGSFAGEAGGDNVAPEFLSTASEWNEKHARELNITYHNRNWRSITAQFDFLKPNRSETEEWRTITDVFKGLMDSVPLNIQPASSSDVMKILRKKITPGISIECQKELSGKDKCTIWDLLNYVRLVREKISSRRVAKEMIRRTGAKKSLHLFIPNVCMFLDGLIIILNKFCSGVAPTEAAFQHLFVLFARIFMLSFSPGNISPAREMKIFGNKVTCQPDLRYEYDSKYPVVLVSVAEVKKYAPKKKAASARPEGLVARSATGSDIGSNPPPPKRMKMENEDDDDVDDDDDDDDRETDFPSSVKGRHAAELLLEVPFTIQRHFPDKKCVLGLVLQATKIRFTCLEIKEDHMKQLRELKFHPLKEGSSARIYHTAAWDMLVKNDWEELVEMMVTLSSIGEESTRPLDYSSLSAFLPESD from the exons ATGGCAGAACAGCGACTTTTGTGTCATTCTGACGAGCTTGATATTGATATGGACCCGCCTCCCGCCACTCCACTTGGTTCTCAAGGACAAGGTTCGTTTGCTGGGGAAGCAGGCGGGGATAATGTAGCACCAGAGTTCCTGAGTACTGCCTCGGAATGGAACGAAAAGCATGCTCGTGAGCTCAATATCACATACCATAACAGGAACTGGCGTTCAATAACGGCCCAGTTTGATTTTCTCAAGCCCAACCGCTCGGAAACTGAAGAATGGAGAACTATTACTGATGTATTCAAGGGGCTGATGGACTCTGTTCCACTGAACATCCAGCCTGCCTCGAGCTCAGATGTCAtgaaaattttgagaaagaaaATAACACCTGGGATTTCTATTGAATGCCAGAAGGAACTGTCTGGGAAAGATAAATGTACTATCTGGGATCTGCTGAATTATGTTCGATTAGTTCGTGAAAAGATTTCGTCGAGGCGAGTTGCGAAGGAGATGATTCGCAGGACTGGAGCCAAGAAATCTCTGCATTTATT CATTCCTAATGTTTGCATGTTCCTGGACGGTCTCATAATCATCCTGAACAAATTTTGTTCTGGCGTTGCCCCGACTGAAGCCGCCTTTCAGCATTTGTTTGTCCTGTTTGCCAGGATATTTATGCTGTCATTCAG CCCTGGGAACATATCGCCAGCCCGGGAGATGAAAATATTTGGCAACAAAGTTACATGCCAACCAGACCTTCGTTATGAATATGATTCCAAATATCCGGTTGTACTTGTATCCGTTGCTGAG GTAAAGAAGTATGCTCCAAAAAAGAAGGCTGCTTCTGCTCGACCTGAAGGTCTTGTTGCTCGAAGTGCCACTGGATCAGATATTGGCAGCAACCCACCGCCACCCAAACgaatgaaaatggaaaatgaagatgatgatgatgttgatgatgatgatgatgatgatgatagggaAACTGATTTTCCATCCAGTGTTAAGGGCAGACATGCTGCAGAACTGCTCCTTGAAGTACCATTCACTATTCAACGTCATTTTCCTGACAAAAAATGTGTGTTAGGTTTAGTCCTTCAGGCTACAAAG ATTCGTTTCACCTGTCTCGAGATTAAGGAAGACCACATGAAACAGCTCCGGGAACTGAAGTTTCATCCACTGAAAGAGGGTAGTTCTGCACGTATCTATCACACTGCGGCTTGGGATATGTTAGTCAAGAACGATTGGGAGGAATTAGTGGAGATGATGGTGACACTTAGTTCCATTGGAGAAGAATCTACAAGACCATTGGATTATTCATCACTATCGGCTTTTTTGCCAGAATCTGACTAA
- the LOC135493736 gene encoding uncharacterized protein LOC135493736: protein MESSLLSTLLLSAFMLGITASLYDPHLYPKKGPFFEGWYIRITDYEKDESLGVLFGKVLPRDPTTSDPPTLVTFLKTDGQKPLKSYDRFLAADDVDVFVGPQNGKVISDPLVKSPAYFSWQAKNCGLLNVTPSGAWFNFTIGTITFNGRIEKPVQWDPEGKGPEGWLHHLPLPLAWFVYSLGSDVMFSWHDSRTGEYYNGKGLAHMEKNWGKSFPTAWFWAEGVRHSDRVSFAMSGGPVGFGPLSVTGHLIGYRNPLKGISLDYRPDNSLMSMDRDACNGALNITFRSVMHKLSVFMKAPVGTFSGCLYGPQANGFQKACSESFKTRAEIVAYERPLIGSYKEMDRQVIEGAALEFGGDFLCKELCDPSYDGSEVD, encoded by the coding sequence ATGGAGTCGTCTCTCCTATCCACGCTTTTGCTTTCCGCGTTCATGTTGGGGATAACGGCTAGCCTTTACGACCCGCATCTGTACCCAAAGAAAGGCCCATTCTTTGAGGGCTGGTACATCAGGATAACTGACTACGAAAAAGATGAATCGCTTGGTGTCCTGTTCGGGAAGGTTCTGCCACGAGATCCCACTACCAGCGACCCCCCAACCCTTGTGACCTTCCTGAAAACAGATGGACAAAAGCCGTTGAAAAGTTACGATCGGTTCTTGGCGGCAGACGACGTGGACGTTTTCGTTGGACCTCAAAATGGTAAGGTCATTTCTGATCCGTTGGTGAAATCACCTGCATATTTCTCATGGCAGGCAAAAAATTGTGGATTGCTGAATGTGACTCCCAGTGGCGCCTGGTTCAACTTCACAATCGGGACAATTACTTTTAATGGGAGGATAGAAAAGCCTGTTCAGTGGGATCCGGAGGGCAAGGGGCCTGAAGGGTGGCTGCATCACTTGCCACTTCCTCTAGCATGGTTCGTCTACAGCCTGGGTTCTGATGTTATGTTCAGCTGGCACGACTCCCGAACCGGCGAATATTACAACGGGAAAGGTTTGGCCCACATGGAAAAGAACTGGGGAAAGAGCTTTCCAACGGCGTGGTTCTGGGCAGAAGGGGTCCGCCACTCAGATAGGGTGAGTTTCGCCATGTCCGGAGGCCCTGTCGGATTTGGACCGCTCAGCGTAACCGGCCACCTCATTGGCTACAGGAATCCTCTCAAAGGCATTTCGCTGGATTACCGTCCCGATAACTCGTTAATGAGCATGGACAGGGATGCATGCAACGGCGCCTTGAACATAACTTTCAGATCTGTAATGCACAAGTTATCGGTATTCATGAAAGCACCAGTTGGCACCTTTAGCGGCTGCTTGTACGGGCCCCAGGCAAACGGCTTCCAGAAAGCGTGCTCTGAGAGCTTCAAAACAAGAGCAGAAATCGTCGCGTACGAGAGACCGCTGATTGGCAGTTACAAGGAGATGGACCGGCAGGTCATCGAAGGAGCCGCCCTGGAGTTCGGTGGTGACTTTCTCTGTAAGGAACTGTGTGACCCATCTTATGATGGATCTGAAGTTGATTAA
- the LOC135493812 gene encoding uncharacterized protein LOC135493812 yields MKYGNRFLFCFKNMFRADMIVIVIFAVIGITAATDIVSPKPVAYWPLNYDDHTKDVSGNKNDAIAHGVTLTSGLNGKVDGAYQFEGKPGSYLKVTMTPLLDVGKTGSFSYAAYIYPQGSSGCLFEWSINPYGTNIWLIASADNVPEILVTIKNSISNDADSRGYDKKLPLKLNEWNFVGVVYDFKEGVLSVMVDDATITVNRGKVKALTNVPFIYIGVRPPPQLLSSTSPFSGKMTCIMLWNQALTGEEMTRVREFCSDRGRIAAIDDSFLQYHPFQLQTTGTHMTLVPNAVIDTQSDVTLVTCASACTTRLDCVTFGYSEANKECKLSNQAPYNDVALPGYVIYMIKKCGS; encoded by the exons ATGAAATACGGCAAtcgatttttgttttgttttaaaaacatgttcAGAGCCGACATGATCGTGATTGTTATTTTTGCCGTCATAGGAATTACGGCAG caacTGACATCGTCTCGCCGAAGCCTGTCGCATATTGGCCACTGAACTATGATGATCATACTAAGGATGTGAGCGGAAACAAAAACGACGCCATTGCACATGGCGTGACTCTGACCTCCGGTCTCAACGGCAAGGTAGACGGCGCTTATCAATTCGAGGGAAAGCCCGGTTCCTATCTCAAAGTGACCATGACGCCATTATTGGACGTTGGGAAGACCGGTTCCTTCTCCTATGCCGCATACATCTATCCCCAGGGGTCGTCTGGTTGTTTATTTGAGTGGAGCATTAACCCCTACGGAACAAACATTTGGTTGATCGCTTCAGCGGATAACGTACCGGAAATTCTTGTCACCATAAAAAATAGTATCTCCAACGACGCGGACTCCAGGGGATATGACAAAAAGCTGCCTCTGAAACTCAACGAATGGAATTTTGTGGGTGTTGTCTACGACTTCAAAGAAGGGGTATTGTCGGTAATGGTAGATGATGCGACAATTACCGTCAATAGGGGTAAGGTCAAAGCCCTGACCAATGTTCCTTTCATCTATATCGGGGTCCGACCACCACCGCAGCTACTGTCAAGTACGAGTCCCTTCTCCGGGAAGATGACGTGCATCATGCTTTGGAACCAGGCACTGACGGGAGAGGAGATGACGCGGGTTAGGGAGTTCTGCTCGGATAGGGGTAGAATTGCTGCCATAGATGACTCGTTCCTTCAGT ATCATCCCTTCCAACTACAAACCACTGGAACTCACATGACTCTTGTCCCAAACGCTGTGATTGATACACAGAGTGACGTGACCCTGGTCACGTGCGCCAGCGCCTGCACGACGAGGCTGGACTGCGTCACCTTTGGGTACTCCGAGGCTAACAAGGAATGCAAACTGAGCAACCAAGCGCCCTACAACGATGTCGCATTACCTGGATATGTCATTTATATGATCAAAAAATGTGGCAGCTGA
- the LOC135493709 gene encoding uncharacterized protein LOC135493709, with protein sequence MKLALKITTCNINLQTLGMFLFLAFHLTHGSYYNPHVYPERGPFFEGWYIRITDHTDRQSLAVLFGKVLKKAPSSTLSPALVSILHSNGTRPLTAYNAFFDEDAVEMTVDSGKPVTKNPNQRGPANFKWEAKGCGYLLVKPDSAYFNFTVQSFTFYANISSTLPWGPDGVGPEGWLSNFPLPLDWFVYNTGSNVTDFGWASRNHGQHLKGSAGRHAVAHMEKNWGKSFPSAWYWGQGVTSKGVYFAMSGGPVDFGPITVNGHLIGYRNPAMGIRLDYRPDNSFTEINMDACAGVFNITVKSLLNQLQMNIVAPVDSLSDCLYGPGENGFHRVCTESFVATANIRAYRRKLGVFGRLVEVDRQTVPSSALEFGGTFVCHQKCHRF encoded by the coding sequence ATGAAGCTTGCGCTCAAAATCACAACCTGCAACATTAATCTTCAAACTCTTGGAATGTTCCTGTTCTTGGCGTTCCATCTGACTCATGGAAGTTACTACAATCCACACGTCTATCCGGAACGAGGTCCGTTCTTTGAAGGATGGTATATCAGGATTACAGATCACACGGATAGACAATCTTTGGCCGTGCTTTTTGGGAAGGTCTTGAAAAAGGCTCCCTCGTCCACCCTCTCACCGGCATTGGTTTCAATCCTCCACTCCAACGGGACGCGTCCCTTGACAGCGTACAATGCCTTCTTCGATGAGGACGCTGTTGAGATGACTGTCGATAGTGGTAAGCCAGTCACGAAGAACCCAAACCAACGGGGTCCAGCGAATTTCAAATGGGAAGCAAAAGGATGCGGATATCTTCTTGTCAAACCTGATTCGGCGTATTTTAACTTCACTGTGCAAAGTTTTACATTTTACGCAAATATATCTTCCACATTACCATGGGGCCCTGATGGAGTTGGGCCAGAGGGTTGGCTCTCAAATTTTCCACTACCGTTGGATTGGTTTGTTTACAACACGGGATCGAACGTAACTGATTTCGGCTGGGCGAGTCGAAATCATGGACAACACTTGAAGGGAAGTGCTGGCCGGCATGCAGTGGCACATATGGAGAAAAATTGGGGCAAATCATTTCCATCCGCTTGGTACTGGGGACAAGGAGTGACAAGCAAAGGAGTTTATTTCGCAATGTCTGGAGGACCAGTCGATTTTGGTCCGATTACTGTCAACGGGCACCTTATAGGTTACAGAAATCCCGCAATGGGGATACGGCTCGACTACAGACCTGATAATTCTTTCACGGAAATAAACATGGATGCCTGTGCAGGCGTCTTCAATATTACTGTGAAATCTTTGCTTAATCAGTTACAAATGAACATAGTCGCACCTGTGGATTCTCTAAGTGATTGCCTGTACGGACCGGGGGAAAATGGGTTCCATCGGGTGTGTACGGAGAGCTTTGTAGCGACAGCCAACATCCGGGCCTACCGACGTAAGCTCGGTGTGTTCGGGAGATTGGTAGAAGTAGACAGGCAGACGGTCCCTTCCTCGGCTCTTGAATTTGGCGGTACTTTTGTGTGTCATCAGAAGTGTCATAGGTTCTAG